One Methylosinus sp. C49 DNA segment encodes these proteins:
- a CDS encoding GNAT family N-acetyltransferase, which yields MARSVSAPGLRPYLPTDAPRLAQLFRASIETLAAEDYGEDQLAAWAAAADDEEAFAKKLAGALTIVASLDGEIAGFASLRDNKLFDMLYVHPRAARRGVGSALADAMEKLAAARGTREISVDASDAARDFFAARGYVAHQRNMRELRGEWLGNTTMKKTLESKAATQ from the coding sequence ATGGCGCGCTCCGTTTCCGCTCCCGGGCTTCGCCCCTATCTGCCGACCGATGCGCCGCGCCTCGCGCAATTGTTTCGCGCGAGCATAGAGACGCTCGCCGCCGAAGATTACGGCGAGGATCAACTCGCCGCCTGGGCCGCCGCCGCCGATGACGAAGAGGCTTTCGCAAAGAAGCTCGCGGGCGCGCTCACCATCGTCGCCTCGCTCGATGGCGAGATCGCCGGCTTCGCCTCGCTGCGCGACAATAAGCTCTTCGACATGCTCTATGTGCATCCGCGCGCGGCGCGACGCGGCGTCGGCTCGGCGCTCGCCGACGCCATGGAAAAGCTCGCCGCTGCGCGGGGAACGCGCGAGATCAGCGTCGACGCTTCCGACGCGGCGCGCGATTTCTTCGCCGCGCGCGGCTATGTCGCCCATCAGCGCAACATGCGCGAGCTGCGCGGCGAATGGCTCGGCAACACCACGATGAAAAAGACACTCGAGAGCAAGGCTGCAACGCAATGA
- the cysS gene encoding cysteine--tRNA ligase: MSSDAPVLKLYNTLTRAKEEFRPLDPANVRMYVCGPTVYDYAHIGNARPIIVFDVLFRLLRHLYGADHVTYVRNITDVDDKINARAAERGITIRELTEGTNKIFQEDVKALGCLEPSVQPRATEHIAEMIALIEKMIAAGHAYAADGHVLFDVPSMAEYGRLSRRPLDEMIAGARIDVAPYKRGDMDFVLWKPSKESEPGWDSPWGRGRPGWHLECSAMSWKHLGEVFDIHGGGIDLVFPHHENEIAQTRCAFGHEAMANYWMHNGFLQVEGEKMSKSLGNFVTINELLHTENFGGRKWPGSTIRWAMLSTQYRQPIDWTVERLEESEDELGGLAGLLEGTISRLGVPSQAFAAALADDLNTASAKTEVRRLEKIARTAASDIEKLEARESLAGCLALCGVELTEHFVKSTLGPDEKLFIDSAIEARNAARAAKNWAESDRIRDELAAMGVALKDNKDGTTTWEVKR; the protein is encoded by the coding sequence GATCCGGCGAATGTGCGCATGTATGTCTGCGGCCCCACCGTCTATGACTACGCCCATATCGGCAACGCCCGGCCGATCATCGTCTTCGACGTGCTGTTTCGCTTGCTGCGCCATCTCTATGGCGCCGATCATGTCACTTACGTCCGCAATATCACCGACGTCGACGACAAGATCAACGCGCGCGCCGCCGAGCGTGGAATCACAATCCGCGAGCTGACCGAGGGCACCAATAAAATCTTCCAGGAGGATGTGAAGGCGCTCGGCTGCCTCGAGCCCAGCGTGCAGCCGCGCGCGACCGAGCATATCGCCGAGATGATCGCGCTCATCGAGAAGATGATCGCCGCCGGCCACGCCTATGCGGCGGACGGCCATGTGCTGTTCGATGTGCCGTCCATGGCGGAGTATGGACGGCTGTCGCGTCGGCCGCTCGACGAGATGATCGCCGGCGCGCGCATCGATGTCGCGCCCTATAAGCGCGGCGACATGGATTTCGTGCTGTGGAAGCCGTCCAAGGAGAGCGAGCCCGGCTGGGACTCGCCCTGGGGCCGCGGTCGGCCCGGCTGGCATCTCGAATGCTCGGCCATGTCGTGGAAACATTTGGGCGAGGTGTTCGACATTCACGGCGGCGGCATCGATCTCGTCTTCCCGCATCACGAGAACGAGATCGCCCAGACACGCTGCGCCTTTGGCCATGAGGCGATGGCGAATTACTGGATGCACAATGGATTCCTGCAGGTCGAGGGCGAGAAAATGTCCAAGAGCCTGGGGAATTTCGTGACCATCAACGAGTTGCTGCACACGGAGAATTTTGGCGGGCGGAAATGGCCGGGCTCGACGATTCGTTGGGCGATGCTGTCGACCCAGTATCGGCAGCCGATCGATTGGACTGTCGAGCGCTTGGAGGAATCAGAGGATGAACTCGGTGGACTGGCAGGACTGCTAGAAGGAACGATCTCGCGTCTAGGCGTGCCGTCGCAGGCATTTGCGGCTGCTCTCGCCGATGATCTCAACACAGCAAGCGCCAAGACTGAAGTTCGCAGGCTGGAAAAGATAGCACGGACTGCAGCGAGCGATATCGAGAAGCTAGAAGCGCGAGAATCACTCGCCGGATGTTTGGCGCTCTGTGGCGTCGAGCTGACGGAACACTTTGTTAAGTCGACGCTCGGCCCAGACGAGAAGCTATTCATCGATAGCGCTATCGAGGCTCGCAACGCCGCTCGCGCCGCAAAAAACTGGGCCGAGTCCGACCGCATACGCGATGAGCTCGCGGCGATGGGCGTCGCGCTCAAGGACAATAAGGACGGCACGACGACATGGGAGGTGAAGCGATGA